One window from the genome of Metabacillus flavus encodes:
- the fusA gene encoding elongation factor G, giving the protein MAREFSLENTRNIGIMAHIDAGKTTTTERILFYTGRIHKIGETHEGASQMDWMEQEQERGITITSAATTASWKGYRVNIIDTPGHVDFTVEVERSLRVLDGAVAVLDAQSGVEPQTETVWRQATTYGVPRVVFVNKMDKIGADFLYSVKTMHDRLQANAHPIQLPIGAEDNFEGIIDLVENVAYFYEDDLGTRSEAVEIPEDYQELAEEWRNKLIEAVAELDEELMMKYLDGEELTVDEIKAAIRKGTCDVEFYPVICGSAFKNKGVQLMLDAVLEYLPAPTDVPAIKGILPDSEEEVIRKSSDDEPFSALAFKVMTDPYVGKLTFFRVYSGVLNSGSYVQNSTKGKRERVGRILQMHANSREEISTVYSGDIAAAVGLKDTTTGDTLCDEKSLVILESMDFPEPVISLSVEPKSKADQDKMSTALTKLSEEDPTFRAHTDPETGQTIISGMGELHLDIIVDRMRREFKVEANVGAPQVAYRETFRGSARVEGKFARQSGGRGQFGHVWIEFEPNEEGKGFEFQNKIVGGVVPREYVPAVQAGLQDSMKNGVLAGYQLIDVKASLVDGSYHDVDSSEMAFKVAASLALKNAVSKCNPVILEPVMKVEVVIPDEYMGDIMGDITSRRGRVEGMDARGNAQVVRAMVPLSEMFGYATALRSNTQGRGVFSMHFDHYEEVPKSISEEIIKKNKGE; this is encoded by the coding sequence ATGGCAAGAGAGTTCTCCTTAGAAAACACTCGTAATATCGGGATCATGGCTCACATCGACGCTGGTAAAACGACGACTACAGAACGGATCTTGTTCTACACTGGACGTATCCATAAAATTGGTGAAACTCATGAAGGAGCTTCACAAATGGACTGGATGGAACAGGAGCAAGAACGCGGAATCACGATTACATCTGCAGCTACAACTGCATCATGGAAAGGCTACCGCGTTAACATCATCGATACACCGGGACACGTAGACTTCACTGTTGAGGTTGAACGTTCCCTGCGCGTACTTGATGGTGCCGTAGCTGTTCTTGATGCACAATCCGGAGTTGAGCCTCAAACTGAAACAGTTTGGCGCCAAGCTACTACTTACGGCGTACCTCGTGTAGTGTTCGTAAACAAAATGGATAAAATCGGTGCGGATTTCCTTTATTCCGTAAAAACGATGCATGACCGCCTGCAAGCGAATGCTCATCCGATTCAGCTTCCTATCGGTGCTGAAGATAATTTTGAAGGAATTATCGATCTAGTAGAAAACGTTGCATATTTCTACGAAGATGACTTGGGAACTCGTTCCGAAGCTGTAGAAATTCCAGAAGATTATCAAGAACTTGCTGAAGAATGGCGCAACAAGCTGATTGAGGCAGTAGCAGAACTTGATGAAGAATTGATGATGAAATATCTTGACGGTGAAGAGCTAACGGTTGATGAGATCAAAGCTGCAATCCGTAAAGGTACTTGCGATGTTGAATTCTATCCGGTTATTTGCGGATCAGCTTTCAAAAACAAAGGTGTGCAATTGATGCTGGATGCTGTACTTGAATACCTTCCTGCACCAACTGACGTACCAGCTATCAAAGGAATTCTTCCGGATTCTGAAGAGGAAGTAATTCGTAAATCCAGTGACGATGAGCCGTTCTCCGCTCTAGCGTTCAAAGTAATGACAGATCCATACGTAGGAAAGCTTACTTTCTTCCGTGTGTACTCTGGAGTACTTAACTCTGGTTCTTACGTACAAAACTCCACGAAGGGCAAGCGTGAGCGTGTAGGACGTATCCTGCAAATGCATGCTAACTCCCGTGAAGAAATCTCTACTGTATACTCTGGAGATATCGCAGCTGCAGTAGGATTGAAAGATACAACAACTGGTGATACTCTATGTGATGAAAAGAGCCTTGTAATCTTGGAATCCATGGATTTCCCAGAGCCGGTTATCTCTCTTTCAGTTGAGCCGAAATCTAAAGCTGACCAAGACAAAATGTCTACAGCTTTGACAAAGCTATCTGAAGAAGATCCGACATTCCGTGCTCATACTGATCCTGAGACTGGACAAACCATCATCTCCGGTATGGGTGAGCTTCACCTTGATATCATCGTTGACCGTATGCGTCGCGAATTCAAAGTAGAAGCTAATGTTGGTGCTCCACAAGTTGCATACCGTGAGACTTTCCGCGGTTCAGCTAGAGTCGAAGGTAAGTTTGCACGCCAATCTGGCGGCCGCGGACAATTCGGACACGTTTGGATCGAATTCGAACCAAACGAAGAAGGAAAAGGCTTCGAATTCCAAAACAAGATCGTCGGTGGAGTTGTTCCACGTGAATACGTACCAGCTGTTCAAGCAGGTCTGCAGGATTCAATGAAAAACGGTGTTCTTGCAGGATATCAGCTAATCGACGTTAAAGCATCACTTGTTGATGGATCATACCATGATGTTGACTCCAGTGAAATGGCGTTTAAAGTTGCAGCTTCACTTGCTCTTAAAAACGCTGTATCCAAATGTAATCCGGTTATCCTTGAGCCTGTTATGAAGGTTGAAGTAGTTATCCCGGATGAGTACATGGGAGATATCATGGGCGATATCACTTCTCGCCGTGGACGCGTTGAAGGTATGGATGCACGCGGTAACGCTCAAGTTGTTCGTGCAATGGTTCCACTTTCTGAAATGTTTGGCTATGCAACTGCGTTGCGTTCAAACACACAAGGACGCGGAGTATTCTCTATGCACTTCGATCACTACGAAGAAGTTCCTAAATCCATTTCTGAAGAAATCATCAAAAAAAATAAAGGCGAGTAA
- the rplC gene encoding 50S ribosomal protein L3 has product MTKGILGRKIGMTQVFAENGDLIPVTVVEAAPNVVLQVKTAEIDGYEAVQVGFDDKREKLANKPLKGHVAKANTAPKRFIKEFRGVSAADYEVGQEVKVEVFSAGDTVDVTGTSKGKGFQGSIKRHGQSRGPMSHGSRYHRRPGSMGPVAPNRVFKNKLLPGRMGGERVTVQNLEIVKVDAERNLLLIKGNVPGPRKSLVTVKSAVKSK; this is encoded by the coding sequence ATGACCAAAGGAATCTTAGGTAGAAAAATCGGTATGACGCAAGTATTTGCTGAAAACGGCGATCTTATCCCAGTTACAGTTGTAGAGGCTGCTCCAAACGTAGTTCTTCAAGTGAAAACGGCTGAAATCGACGGTTACGAAGCAGTTCAGGTTGGTTTTGATGACAAACGTGAAAAACTTGCTAACAAACCGCTAAAAGGTCACGTTGCAAAAGCAAACACTGCGCCTAAGCGCTTCATTAAGGAATTTCGTGGAGTAAGCGCAGCAGACTACGAAGTTGGTCAGGAAGTCAAAGTAGAAGTATTCTCCGCTGGAGATACAGTAGATGTAACAGGAACTTCAAAAGGTAAAGGATTCCAAGGTTCTATTAAACGCCACGGACAATCCCGCGGACCAATGTCCCACGGTTCACGCTACCATCGCCGCCCAGGTTCAATGGGTCCTGTTGCTCCAAACCGCGTATTCAAAAACAAACTTCTCCCTGGACGTATGGGTGGAGAGCGCGTAACAGTACAAAACCTTGAGATCGTTAAAGTTGATGCAGAACGCAACCTTCTTTTGATCAAAGGTAACGTACCTGGTCCAAGAAAATCTCTAGTTACTGTAAAATCTGCAGTAAAATCCAAATAA
- the rplD gene encoding 50S ribosomal protein L4, which yields MPKVTMLNQSGANAGEIELNDSIFGIEPNQAVLFEAVIMQRASLRQGNAKVKNRSEVRGGGRKPWRQKGTGRARQGSIRSPQWRGGGVVFGPTPRSYAYKLPKKVRRLAIKSALSSKVQDSKIVVLEDLTLDAVKTKEMASILKAISVEKKALIVTADVNEKVSLSARNIQGITVVAADGINVLDVLNHEKLIMTKAAVQKVEEVLA from the coding sequence ATGCCAAAAGTTACTATGTTAAACCAAAGCGGAGCTAACGCTGGTGAAATCGAACTGAACGATTCTATCTTCGGTATCGAGCCAAACCAAGCTGTTCTTTTCGAAGCGGTTATCATGCAAAGAGCTTCCTTAAGACAAGGAAATGCTAAAGTAAAAAATCGTTCTGAAGTTCGTGGCGGAGGACGCAAACCTTGGCGCCAAAAAGGAACTGGACGTGCTCGTCAAGGTTCTATCCGTTCACCGCAATGGCGCGGAGGAGGAGTAGTTTTCGGACCGACACCTCGTTCTTATGCTTACAAACTACCTAAAAAAGTACGCCGTCTGGCTATCAAATCTGCTTTGTCATCTAAAGTACAAGACAGCAAAATCGTTGTTCTTGAGGATCTGACACTGGATGCTGTAAAAACAAAGGAAATGGCTTCTATCCTAAAAGCTATTTCAGTTGAGAAAAAAGCATTGATCGTTACTGCTGATGTTAATGAGAAAGTTTCGCTTTCTGCACGTAACATCCAGGGCATCACTGTTGTTGCAGCTGACGGTATCAACGTTCTTGACGTACTTAACCATGAAAAGCTAATTATGACGAAAGCTGCGGTGCAAAAAGTAGAGGAGGTGCTTGCATAA
- the rplW gene encoding 50S ribosomal protein L23, whose amino-acid sequence MKDPRDIIKRPVITENSTDIMADRKYTFEVDVRANKTEVKDAVEAIFGVKVAKVNVMNYKGKFRRVGRYSGLTNRRRKAIITLTADSKEIELFEV is encoded by the coding sequence ATGAAAGATCCTCGTGATATTATTAAGCGCCCCGTGATCACTGAAAATTCTACTGACATTATGGCTGACAGAAAATATACGTTTGAAGTAGACGTAAGAGCTAACAAAACGGAAGTTAAAGATGCTGTAGAAGCAATTTTCGGTGTGAAAGTAGCGAAAGTCAATGTTATGAATTACAAAGGTAAATTCAGACGCGTTGGCCGTTACAGCGGACTTACAAATCGCAGAAGAAAAGCAATCATTACATTGACTGCTGACTCTAAAGAAATCGAACTTTTTGAAGTTTAA
- the tuf gene encoding elongation factor Tu has product MGKEKFDRSKTHANIGTIGHVDHGKTTLTAAITTVLAKRSGKGAAMAYDMIDAAPEERERGITISTAHVEYETETRHYAHVDCPGHADYVKNMITGAAQMDGGILVVSAADGPMPQTREHILLSRQVGVPYLVVFMNKCDMVDDEELLELVEMEVRDLLSEYDFPGDDIPVIKGSALKALEGDAEWEEKIVELMNAVDEYIPTPERDIEKPFMMPVEDVFSITGRGTVATGRVERGQVKVGDVIEIIGLAEEPKSTTVTGVEMFRKLLDYAEAGDNIGALLRGVAREDIQRGQVLAKPGTITPHTKFKAEVYVLSKEEGGRHTPFFTNYRPQFYFRTTDVTGICNLPDGVEMVMPGDNIEMTVELISPIAIEEGTKFSIREGGRTVGAGVVATITE; this is encoded by the coding sequence ATGGGTAAAGAAAAATTCGACCGTTCCAAAACACATGCCAATATCGGTACAATTGGACACGTTGACCATGGTAAAACAACTCTAACAGCTGCAATCACAACTGTACTTGCTAAGCGCAGTGGTAAAGGTGCAGCGATGGCTTATGATATGATCGATGCTGCTCCAGAAGAGCGCGAGCGCGGAATCACAATCTCAACTGCACACGTTGAGTACGAAACTGAAACTCGCCACTATGCACACGTTGACTGCCCAGGACATGCTGACTATGTTAAAAACATGATCACTGGTGCTGCACAAATGGATGGCGGAATCCTAGTAGTATCTGCTGCTGACGGCCCAATGCCGCAAACTCGTGAGCACATCCTTCTTTCTCGTCAAGTAGGTGTTCCTTACCTAGTTGTATTCATGAACAAATGTGATATGGTTGATGACGAAGAATTGCTTGAACTAGTTGAAATGGAAGTTCGTGACCTTCTTTCTGAGTACGATTTCCCTGGCGACGACATTCCAGTAATCAAAGGTTCTGCTCTTAAAGCTCTTGAAGGAGATGCTGAGTGGGAAGAGAAAATCGTTGAACTAATGAACGCAGTTGACGAGTACATCCCAACTCCAGAGCGCGATATCGAAAAACCATTCATGATGCCTGTTGAGGATGTATTCTCTATCACTGGCCGTGGAACTGTTGCAACTGGACGTGTTGAGCGTGGACAAGTTAAAGTCGGTGACGTTATCGAAATCATCGGTCTTGCTGAAGAGCCAAAATCAACAACTGTTACAGGTGTTGAAATGTTCCGTAAACTTCTTGACTATGCTGAAGCTGGAGACAACATCGGCGCACTTCTTCGTGGAGTAGCTCGTGAAGATATCCAACGTGGACAAGTTCTTGCTAAGCCAGGAACAATCACTCCACACACAAAGTTCAAAGCAGAAGTTTATGTTCTATCTAAAGAAGAGGGTGGACGTCACACTCCATTCTTCACTAACTACCGTCCTCAGTTCTACTTCCGTACAACTGATGTAACTGGTATCTGCAACCTGCCTGATGGTGTAGAAATGGTTATGCCTGGAGACAACATCGAAATGACTGTTGAACTAATCTCTCCAATCGCAATCGAAGAAGGTACTAAGTTCTCTATCCGTGAGGGTGGACGTACTGTAGGTGCTGGAGTAGTTGCTACAATCACTGAGTAA
- the rpsG gene encoding 30S ribosomal protein S7, translated as MPRKGPVTKRDVLPDPLYNSKLVTRLVNRIMVDGKRGKAQTILYSALDTIKERSGKEPMEVFEQALKNIMPVLEVKARRVGGANYQVPVEVRPDRRTTLGLRWLVNYARLRGEKTMEERLANEILDAANNTGAAVKKREDTHKMAEANKAFAHYRW; from the coding sequence ATGCCTCGTAAAGGTCCTGTTACAAAAAGAGACGTATTGCCAGATCCGCTTTACAATTCCAAACTTGTTACTCGTTTGGTAAACCGCATTATGGTTGACGGTAAAAGAGGAAAAGCACAAACCATTCTTTATTCTGCACTTGATACTATCAAGGAGCGCAGCGGTAAAGAGCCAATGGAAGTGTTCGAACAAGCACTTAAAAACATCATGCCAGTTCTAGAAGTTAAAGCCCGCCGTGTAGGTGGAGCAAACTACCAAGTACCAGTAGAGGTGCGTCCTGACCGCCGTACTACTCTTGGACTTCGCTGGTTAGTAAACTACGCTCGTCTTCGTGGAGAAAAAACCATGGAAGAGCGTCTTGCTAACGAGATTCTTGACGCAGCCAACAACACTGGTGCTGCTGTTAAGAAACGCGAAGATACGCACAAAATGGCAGAAGCGAACAAAGCATTCGCTCACTACCGCTGGTAA
- a CDS encoding 50S ribosomal protein L7ae-like protein has product MSYEKVSQAANIIVGTKQTLKALQQGSVKELLIAEDADPRITSAVAQMAADKNVSVIKVDSMKKLGKACGIEVGAAAVAIT; this is encoded by the coding sequence ATGTCTTATGAAAAAGTATCACAGGCAGCAAACATTATTGTTGGTACAAAGCAAACGCTGAAGGCACTTCAGCAAGGTTCCGTCAAAGAGCTTCTCATTGCGGAGGACGCCGATCCACGAATTACATCTGCCGTTGCTCAGATGGCCGCGGATAAGAACGTTTCTGTAATAAAAGTAGACTCCATGAAAAAGCTTGGAAAAGCTTGCGGAATTGAAGTTGGCGCCGCAGCTGTAGCCATTACCTAA
- the rpsJ gene encoding 30S ribosomal protein S10 — protein sequence MAKQKIRIRLKAYDHRILDQSAEKIVETAKRSGANVSGPIPLPTEKSIYTILRAVHKYKDSREQFEMRTHKRLIDIINPTPQTVDALMRLDLPSGVDIEIKL from the coding sequence ATGGCAAAACAAAAAATTCGTATTCGTTTGAAAGCTTATGATCACAGAATTCTTGATCAATCTGCCGAGAAAATCGTAGAAACAGCGAAACGTTCAGGTGCTAACGTATCTGGTCCGATCCCGCTTCCGACTGAAAAGTCCATCTACACAATTCTTCGTGCGGTGCATAAGTACAAAGACTCTCGTGAGCAATTCGAGATGCGTACACACAAACGTCTAATCGACATCATTAACCCAACACCACAAACTGTTGATGCGTTAATGCGTTTGGATTTACCATCCGGTGTCGATATCGAAATCAAACTTTAA
- the rpsL gene encoding 30S ribosomal protein S12, translated as MPTINQLIRKGRVSKIEKSKSPALNKGYNSFKKEHTNVSSPQKRGVCTRVGTMTPKKPNSALRKYARVRLTNQIEVTAYIPGIGHNLQEHSVVLIRGGRVKDLPGVRYHIVRGALDTAGVDGRMQGRSKYGTKRPKAPKK; from the coding sequence ATGCCTACTATTAATCAATTAATCCGCAAGGGACGCGTAAGCAAGATTGAAAAATCTAAGTCTCCTGCATTGAACAAAGGTTACAACAGTTTCAAAAAAGAGCACACAAACGTATCTTCACCTCAAAAACGCGGTGTATGCACACGTGTTGGTACAATGACTCCGAAGAAGCCGAACTCCGCGCTTCGTAAATATGCCCGTGTACGCTTGACTAACCAAATCGAGGTTACAGCTTACATTCCTGGTATCGGACATAACCTTCAAGAGCATAGTGTTGTTCTTATCCGTGGCGGACGTGTAAAGGATTTACCGGGAGTACGTTACCACATCGTTCGCGGTGCGCTTGACACTGCTGGTGTTGATGGCCGTATGCAAGGTCGTTCCAAATACGGAACTAAACGTCCTAAAGCTCCAAAAAAATAA